Proteins found in one Hypericibacter terrae genomic segment:
- a CDS encoding ABC transporter ATP-binding protein yields MASPATARAAAKPATGPDALEVENLDVVYQVRGKDRQVLSGLSFRIGRGEAYGLVGESGCGKSTAALAAVRYLPRNGRVSGGRIHVDGRDLLAMGSGDLRSLRAKSVSMVYQDPGRALNPSIRVGNQLAEVFEFAGLPRKESLDRSVAMLERVRIVDPRRVMERYPHQLSGGMQQRVSIAMALATNPALLILDEPTTGLDVTVEAEVLDLVEQLRGEFRTSILFISHNLAVVARVCERVGVLYAGKLVEEGPTQSVFNDPRHPYSVGLLRCLPRRGRRKDHGRLDTIPGFLPLPGSVLQGCIFADRCGLADDHCRAVEPALIDLGGRASRCHYHDRAPDLPRVMAADAPATAKLPADAKPILAIRNLSKTFESGGHKVAALRDVNLDLMPGETLGLVGESGSGKTTLARLLLGLTPPDKGSGITLDGDALPAALVGRSSKQVKQLQIVFQNPDSALNRSHTVRGLIGRAITKLAGIRGGDVMVRLLELTRVVRLADRYLTAKPRQLSGGLKQRVAIARAFAGDPRVVVCDEPTSALDVSVQAAILNLLADLQAMQGVSYVFISHDLGVVRYLADRIAVLYLGRLMQVGTAERVFAGPYHPYTEALLSAIPTLDGRQPERIRLTGEIPSAIDPPKGCVFHTRCPHKIGAICEAQEPPLAEIGPGDFVRCHIPAAELPRAQA; encoded by the coding sequence ATGGCTAGCCCCGCCACGGCCAGAGCGGCGGCGAAACCCGCTACGGGTCCCGACGCGCTCGAGGTCGAGAATCTCGATGTCGTCTATCAGGTGCGCGGCAAGGACCGCCAGGTTTTGAGCGGCTTGAGCTTCCGCATCGGCCGGGGCGAGGCCTATGGCCTCGTCGGCGAATCCGGCTGCGGCAAATCGACGGCGGCGCTGGCCGCGGTGCGCTACCTGCCGCGCAACGGACGGGTCAGCGGCGGCCGGATCCATGTCGACGGGCGCGATCTCCTCGCCATGGGCTCCGGCGATCTGCGCAGCCTGCGCGCGAAGTCGGTCTCGATGGTCTATCAAGACCCCGGCCGCGCGCTCAACCCCTCGATCCGGGTCGGCAACCAGCTGGCCGAGGTGTTCGAGTTCGCAGGGTTGCCGCGCAAGGAATCGCTCGACCGCTCGGTCGCGATGCTGGAGCGCGTGCGCATCGTCGATCCGCGCCGCGTGATGGAGCGCTATCCGCACCAGCTTTCCGGCGGCATGCAGCAGCGCGTCTCGATCGCGATGGCGCTGGCCACCAATCCGGCGCTGCTGATCCTGGACGAGCCCACCACGGGTCTCGATGTCACCGTCGAGGCCGAGGTGCTCGATCTGGTCGAGCAGCTGCGCGGCGAGTTCCGCACCTCGATCCTCTTCATCAGCCATAATCTCGCGGTGGTCGCGCGCGTCTGCGAGCGCGTCGGCGTGCTCTATGCCGGCAAGCTGGTCGAGGAGGGGCCGACCCAGTCGGTCTTCAACGATCCGCGCCATCCCTATTCGGTCGGCCTCCTGCGCTGCCTGCCGCGTCGAGGCCGGCGCAAGGACCATGGCCGGCTCGACACCATTCCGGGTTTCCTGCCCTTGCCCGGCAGCGTGCTGCAGGGCTGCATCTTCGCCGATCGCTGCGGGCTCGCCGACGATCATTGCCGCGCGGTGGAGCCGGCCCTGATCGATCTCGGCGGCCGGGCGAGCCGCTGCCATTATCACGACCGCGCGCCCGATCTGCCGCGCGTCATGGCGGCCGACGCGCCGGCCACGGCGAAGCTTCCGGCCGACGCCAAGCCGATCCTCGCCATCCGCAATCTCTCCAAGACCTTCGAGAGCGGTGGCCACAAGGTGGCGGCGCTGCGCGACGTCAATCTCGATCTGATGCCGGGCGAGACGCTGGGGCTGGTCGGCGAATCCGGCAGCGGTAAGACCACGCTCGCGCGCCTGCTCCTGGGCCTGACGCCGCCCGACAAGGGCAGCGGCATCACGCTCGACGGCGATGCATTGCCGGCGGCCCTGGTGGGACGCTCGAGCAAGCAGGTCAAGCAGCTCCAGATCGTATTCCAGAATCCGGATTCGGCGCTCAACCGTTCGCACACCGTGCGGGGGCTGATCGGCCGGGCCATCACCAAGCTTGCCGGCATCCGCGGCGGCGACGTGATGGTGCGCCTGCTCGAGCTCACCCGCGTGGTCCGGCTCGCGGACCGCTATCTGACGGCCAAGCCCCGCCAGCTCTCCGGCGGCCTGAAGCAGCGCGTCGCGATCGCGCGGGCCTTCGCTGGCGATCCGCGCGTCGTGGTCTGCGACGAGCCGACCTCGGCGCTCGACGTCTCGGTGCAGGCGGCGATTCTCAATTTGCTGGCGGACCTGCAGGCGATGCAGGGCGTCAGCTATGTCTTCATCTCGCACGATCTGGGCGTGGTGCGTTACCTGGCCGATCGCATCGCCGTGCTCTATCTCGGCCGGCTGATGCAGGTGGGCACGGCGGAGCGGGTCTTTGCCGGGCCCTACCACCCCTATACCGAGGCGCTGCTCTCAGCGATCCCGACCCTCGATGGGCGCCAGCCGGAGCGCATCCGCCTGACGGGCGAAATCCCCAGCGCCATCGACCCGCCCAAGGGCTGCGTCTTCCACACCCGCTGCCCGCACAAGATCGGCGCCATCTGCGAGGCGCAGGAACCGCCGCTGGCCGAGATCGGCCCCGGCGATTTCGTCCGCTGCCATATCCCGGCGGCCGAGCTGCCCCGCGCCCAGGCCTAG
- a CDS encoding HalD/BesD family halogenase → MRDLLDLERYPIDRLDSSAAKALIARCQADLDEQGMFDLEDFVRREVIEACAEEMRPRMDRESFTHTRSHNVYFQKDVPGVSPDHPALRQVNTTHHTLCGDQLGNSTLRRIYEWKPLADFLSRALKLPALHVMDDPLARINVIGYRAGETLNWHFDRSQFTTTLLIQAPEAGGEFQYRSDLRSETDRNLDGVARVLRGEDPAVRTRGVKPGTLNVFKGKNTLHRITPPVGERARLIAIFSYYERPGVSFSAEERRGFYGRTG, encoded by the coding sequence ATGAGAGACCTCCTCGACCTGGAGCGCTATCCGATCGACCGACTGGATTCGTCCGCCGCCAAGGCCCTCATCGCCCGCTGCCAGGCGGACCTGGACGAGCAGGGCATGTTCGATCTCGAGGACTTCGTGCGCCGTGAGGTGATCGAGGCTTGCGCCGAGGAGATGCGGCCGCGGATGGATCGCGAATCCTTCACGCACACGCGCAGCCATAATGTCTATTTCCAGAAGGACGTCCCCGGCGTTTCGCCCGATCATCCGGCGCTCCGGCAGGTGAATACGACGCACCACACCCTCTGCGGCGATCAGCTCGGCAATTCGACCCTGCGGCGGATCTATGAATGGAAGCCGCTGGCCGACTTCCTCAGCCGCGCGCTGAAACTGCCGGCGCTGCATGTGATGGACGACCCGCTGGCCCGCATCAATGTCATCGGTTACCGCGCCGGCGAGACGCTGAACTGGCATTTCGACCGCTCGCAATTCACCACGACGCTGCTGATCCAGGCGCCCGAGGCGGGCGGCGAATTCCAGTATCGCAGCGATCTGCGCTCGGAAACCGACCGCAACCTCGATGGCGTCGCGCGCGTCCTGCGCGGCGAGGACCCGGCCGTCCGCACCCGCGGCGTGAAGCCGGGCACTCTCAATGTCTTCAAGGGCAAGAACACGCTGCACCGGATCACCCCGCCGGTTGGCGAGAGGGCACGCTTGATCGCCATCTTCTCCTATTATGAGCGGCCCGGCGTCAGCTTCAGCGCCGAGGAGCGCCGCGGCTTCTACGGGCGTACCGGCTAG
- a CDS encoding GNAT family N-acetyltransferase has product MNDKPQAQPAGSKAAGPKPAAPAPAAAPPTAPSGLPHPGVPLPNWRPGQPLRLETEHYIVRSMQHQDVCDDYLAWTKDEEIMTGVNSAPATMTIDDIHKYIDRFNNKTSFHFGVFLKGTGRLIGFYSCYWERRHNLASTNVVIGDKAYWGKGAVVETRDAIIDFMFGRLKVGKIWGNPMCRNIPSVFNYKAQGFRCEAVLKRHRVSPTGERVDQFMFGLLPEDWAAHKARRAAAKAARTARKQGT; this is encoded by the coding sequence GTGAACGACAAACCGCAAGCGCAGCCGGCTGGGTCCAAAGCGGCCGGGCCCAAACCGGCCGCACCCGCGCCAGCCGCGGCCCCGCCGACGGCGCCGTCAGGACTGCCGCATCCGGGCGTGCCGCTGCCCAACTGGCGTCCCGGGCAGCCGCTTCGCCTGGAGACCGAGCATTACATCGTGCGTTCGATGCAGCATCAGGATGTCTGCGACGACTATCTCGCCTGGACCAAGGACGAGGAGATCATGACCGGCGTCAACAGCGCGCCCGCGACCATGACGATCGACGACATCCACAAATATATCGATCGCTTCAACAACAAGACCTCGTTCCATTTCGGCGTGTTCCTGAAGGGCACGGGCCGGCTGATCGGCTTCTACTCCTGCTACTGGGAGCGCCGGCATAATCTCGCCAGCACCAATGTGGTGATCGGCGACAAGGCTTACTGGGGCAAGGGCGCCGTGGTCGAGACGCGCGACGCGATCATCGATTTCATGTTCGGCCGCCTCAAGGTCGGCAAGATCTGGGGCAATCCGATGTGCCGCAACATCCCCTCGGTCTTCAATTACAAGGCGCAAGGGTTCCGCTGCGAGGCGGTGCTGAAGCGCCACCGCGTCAGCCCGACCGGCGAGCGCGTCGACCAGTTCATGTTCGGCCTGCTGCCCGAGGACTGGGCCGCGCACAAAGCCAGGCGCGCGGCCGCCAAGGCCGCCCGCACCGCTCGCAAGCAAGGGACGTGA
- a CDS encoding ABC transporter substrate-binding protein codes for MAKDYRLLDLFRRNRTEHENHLIDGLLDGRVNRRDFLRHGAVLGMSVPLLGGIAAAAGVGGWPNFARAASSGGTVKIAMTVPAAAIEPVSVADNGGLCMLSQVGEYLCVDGADLTLRPVLANSWKPNKDGTVWTFKLRQGVKFHDGSPMTANDVVATMDRLADPANSSNALSAFTGYLSKGGTKKVDSYTVEFHLDAANGNFPYLVSSDNYNTIIVPADYKGDFEAHFNGTGPFKLDKYTPKVGASFVRNDDYWGPKALPDRLEFTFYTDIQPQILALQGGQVHVVQQTPVLAAVPIMKDPKIEIMSLPSTAHQQVHMRNDMEPFKDKRVRQAIALCLDRPKLIKGLMQGRAQIGNDSPFAGAYPSTDKSVQQREKNIAEAKQLMEAAGMKKGFEVTLTTEKYLEIPEYAQLIQSAVKEIKGKITLKIEDQGAYYGDAVYGKSDWLDSTMGITDYGHRGVPNVFLSAPLRSDGTWNGAHFKNPQYDQLVSSYIAALDLESQRQEAGKIQRLLLDETPIIFSYFYDYLTAIRKGVIGVQPTAMGHLFLSQTTGV; via the coding sequence ATGGCCAAAGACTATCGCCTGCTCGATCTTTTTCGGCGCAATCGCACCGAACATGAAAACCATCTGATCGACGGATTGCTGGACGGCCGGGTCAACCGGCGCGACTTCCTGCGCCATGGCGCGGTGCTCGGCATGTCGGTTCCGCTCCTCGGCGGCATCGCGGCGGCGGCGGGCGTGGGCGGCTGGCCCAATTTCGCGCGCGCGGCCTCGAGCGGCGGCACGGTCAAGATCGCGATGACGGTTCCGGCCGCCGCGATCGAGCCGGTCAGCGTGGCCGACAATGGCGGCCTCTGCATGCTGAGCCAGGTGGGCGAGTATCTCTGCGTCGATGGCGCCGATCTGACCTTGCGTCCGGTTCTGGCGAACAGCTGGAAGCCGAACAAGGACGGCACGGTCTGGACCTTCAAGCTGCGCCAGGGCGTGAAGTTCCATGACGGCTCGCCGATGACGGCGAACGATGTGGTCGCTACCATGGACCGGCTGGCCGATCCGGCCAATTCGTCCAACGCGCTCTCGGCGTTCACCGGCTATCTGTCGAAGGGCGGCACCAAGAAGGTCGACTCCTACACCGTCGAGTTCCATCTCGACGCCGCCAACGGCAACTTTCCCTATCTGGTGTCGTCGGACAACTACAACACCATCATCGTCCCGGCCGACTACAAAGGGGACTTCGAGGCGCATTTCAACGGCACGGGCCCGTTCAAGCTCGACAAATACACCCCCAAGGTCGGCGCCTCCTTCGTGCGCAATGACGATTATTGGGGGCCCAAGGCGTTACCCGACCGGCTCGAGTTCACCTTCTACACCGACATCCAGCCGCAGATCCTGGCGCTCCAGGGCGGTCAGGTCCATGTCGTGCAGCAGACGCCCGTGCTGGCGGCCGTGCCGATCATGAAGGACCCCAAGATCGAGATCATGAGCCTGCCTTCGACCGCGCATCAGCAGGTGCATATGCGCAACGACATGGAGCCCTTCAAGGACAAGCGCGTCCGCCAGGCGATCGCGCTCTGCCTCGACCGGCCCAAGCTGATCAAGGGCCTGATGCAGGGCCGCGCGCAGATCGGCAATGACAGCCCGTTCGCGGGAGCCTATCCCTCGACCGACAAGTCGGTGCAGCAGCGCGAGAAGAACATCGCCGAAGCCAAGCAGCTGATGGAAGCGGCCGGCATGAAGAAGGGTTTCGAGGTCACGCTCACCACCGAGAAATATCTCGAGATTCCCGAATATGCGCAGTTGATCCAGAGCGCCGTGAAGGAGATCAAGGGCAAGATCACGCTCAAGATCGAGGACCAGGGCGCCTATTACGGCGATGCGGTCTATGGCAAGTCGGATTGGCTCGATTCGACCATGGGCATCACCGACTACGGTCATCGCGGCGTGCCGAATGTCTTTCTCTCCGCACCGCTGCGCAGCGACGGCACCTGGAACGGGGCGCATTTCAAGAACCCGCAATATGACCAGCTGGTCTCCAGCTATATCGCGGCGCTCGACCTGGAATCGCAGCGCCAGGAGGCCGGCAAGATCCAGCGACTGCTGCTCGATGAGACGCCGATCATCTTCAGCTACTTCTACGACTATCTGACGGCGATCCGCAAAGGCGTGATCGGCGTTCAGCCGACGGCGATGGGACATCTGTTCCTCAGCCAGACCACCGGCGTCTGA
- a CDS encoding class I adenylate-forming enzyme family protein — protein sequence MRLEAIGLGSVTDLVSGHRLTGAELCAEALRRAALLGAWGLGPGDATLIVHGGTPDFFCDLFAVWQRGAIAACANPGLTRDELATVAGFLKPKAILAAEGFAHGQGLAIPILELKRERGNTELALPAGRSGGGLDDTALLLFTSGTTGAPKGVAHSYRSILARLALNRAHIGAADLARTLCVLPTHFGHGLIGNCLTPLFAGGDLYLHGAGGLATAAALPRLIDDHAITFMSSVPSFWKIALKAGKAPRSGSLARVHIGSAPLGADLWRRVMGWSGTDRVVNMYGITETANWVGGASAAEGGPEDGLIGRLWGGQAAILTEDGRQVAHGEGEILLQTPSLMQGYWQRPDLTNPVLREGWFHTGDIGRLDASGCLRLVGRQKDEINRAGMKINPAEIDLFLERHPQVAEACCFAMADDISGEVVAAAVRTVDNVALAPAELRSWCLERIRRELVPERWFLLPEIPKTDRGKINRTHIRIHCEGLKR from the coding sequence ATGCGTCTGGAGGCGATCGGGCTCGGCAGCGTCACCGACCTCGTCAGCGGCCATCGCCTGACGGGGGCGGAGCTCTGCGCCGAGGCGCTGCGCCGGGCGGCTCTGCTGGGCGCGTGGGGCCTGGGGCCGGGCGATGCCACGCTCATCGTCCATGGCGGGACCCCCGATTTCTTCTGCGATCTTTTCGCCGTCTGGCAACGGGGCGCGATCGCGGCCTGCGCCAATCCGGGCCTCACGCGCGACGAGCTCGCCACCGTCGCGGGGTTCCTCAAACCCAAGGCGATCCTGGCGGCCGAGGGCTTCGCCCATGGCCAAGGCCTGGCGATTCCCATTCTCGAATTGAAACGCGAGCGAGGGAACACGGAACTCGCATTGCCCGCCGGCCGCTCGGGCGGCGGGCTCGACGATACGGCCTTGCTGCTCTTCACCTCGGGCACGACCGGCGCGCCCAAGGGCGTCGCGCATAGCTATCGCTCGATCCTGGCGCGCCTCGCGCTCAACCGTGCCCATATCGGTGCGGCCGATCTCGCGCGCACGCTCTGCGTGCTGCCGACACATTTCGGCCATGGCCTGATCGGCAATTGTCTGACGCCGCTCTTCGCCGGCGGCGACCTCTATCTGCATGGGGCGGGCGGCCTCGCCACGGCCGCGGCGCTTCCGCGCCTCATCGACGATCACGCCATCACCTTCATGAGCTCGGTGCCGAGCTTCTGGAAGATCGCGCTCAAGGCCGGCAAGGCACCGCGCAGCGGTTCGCTGGCGCGGGTCCATATCGGTTCGGCACCCCTCGGCGCCGACCTCTGGCGCCGGGTGATGGGCTGGAGCGGCACGGACCGCGTGGTGAACATGTATGGCATCACCGAGACCGCCAACTGGGTCGGCGGCGCCTCGGCGGCGGAGGGCGGGCCCGAGGATGGCCTCATCGGCCGCCTCTGGGGCGGGCAGGCGGCGATCCTGACGGAAGACGGCCGGCAGGTCGCGCACGGCGAGGGCGAGATCCTGTTGCAGACGCCCAGCCTCATGCAGGGCTATTGGCAGCGGCCGGACCTGACCAATCCCGTGCTGCGCGAAGGCTGGTTCCATACCGGCGATATCGGCCGGCTCGACGCCTCGGGATGCTTGCGCCTGGTCGGACGCCAGAAGGACGAGATCAACCGCGCCGGCATGAAGATCAATCCGGCCGAGATCGATCTCTTCCTCGAGCGTCATCCGCAGGTGGCCGAAGCCTGCTGTTTCGCCATGGCCGACGACATCTCCGGCGAGGTGGTGGCCGCCGCCGTGCGGACCGTCGATAATGTCGCCCTGGCGCCGGCCGAGCTGCGGTCATGGTGCCTCGAGCGGATCCGCCGCGAGCTGGTGCCGGAACGCTGGTTCCTGCTGCCGGAGATTCCCAAGACCGACCGTGGCAAGATCAACCGGACCCATATCCGGATTCACTGCGAAGGACTGAAACGGTGA
- a CDS encoding ABC transporter permease, whose product MLSLVTLWVLSVIVFAGSQLLPGNVGRAMLGPLADQRAVDNLNHELGVDRPVLVQYGDWIVHFVQGDMGQSYTLRHPVTGFVVDAIRNSLKLALVAFVMVVPLSIFGGVWAALHVGRPIDRIITIFGLSSTVLPEFVSGIVLILVFAVWLPWLPISATWPDGAGFFEQIYYLILPSIPLVLVLFGYIARMARAGTVEALDSDYTRTAVLKGLPFPVVIWRHVLRNALLPTITVIATQTGYLIGGLVVVETLFHYQGIGGLIYTAAKSKDFPMLQAGVLSVGIVYMVATLTADILYSVLNPRIRYGSQG is encoded by the coding sequence TTGCTGTCATTGGTCACGCTCTGGGTCCTGAGCGTGATCGTCTTCGCGGGCTCGCAGCTGCTGCCGGGGAATGTCGGGCGGGCGATGCTGGGTCCTCTCGCCGACCAGCGCGCGGTCGACAATCTCAATCACGAGCTGGGCGTCGACCGGCCGGTGCTGGTCCAGTATGGCGACTGGATCGTTCATTTCGTGCAGGGCGACATGGGCCAGTCCTATACCCTGCGCCATCCGGTGACCGGCTTCGTCGTCGATGCGATCAGGAACTCGCTCAAGCTGGCGCTGGTCGCCTTCGTGATGGTCGTGCCCTTGAGCATCTTCGGCGGCGTCTGGGCCGCGCTTCATGTCGGAAGGCCCATCGACCGCATCATTACCATCTTCGGCCTGTCCTCGACCGTGCTGCCGGAGTTCGTCTCCGGCATCGTCCTGATCCTGGTCTTTGCCGTCTGGTTGCCATGGCTCCCGATCTCGGCGACCTGGCCCGATGGCGCGGGATTCTTCGAGCAGATCTATTATCTGATCCTGCCTTCGATCCCGCTGGTGCTGGTGCTGTTCGGCTATATCGCGCGCATGGCGCGGGCGGGCACGGTCGAGGCGCTCGATTCCGACTACACCCGGACCGCGGTCTTGAAGGGGCTGCCCTTCCCGGTGGTGATCTGGCGCCATGTGCTGCGCAACGCGCTGCTGCCGACCATCACGGTCATCGCCACCCAGACCGGCTATCTGATCGGCGGCCTCGTGGTGGTGGAGACGCTGTTCCATTATCAGGGCATCGGCGGCCTCATCTACACCGCCGCCAAGAGCAAGGATTTCCCGATGCTCCAGGCGGGCGTGCTCTCGGTCGGCATCGTCTATATGGTGGCGACGCTCACCGCCGACATTCTCTATTCGGTGCTCAATCCCCGGATCCGCTATGGGAGCCAGGGATGA
- a CDS encoding acyl carrier protein — protein METRAKALLASALEIDAASVPSDASIATLEAWDSLAHLRLVQALEKELGRELPAEHIFAIASLADVAAVLEGRPIG, from the coding sequence ATGGAGACCCGTGCCAAGGCGCTGCTCGCCAGCGCGCTCGAGATCGACGCGGCCTCCGTGCCCTCCGACGCCTCGATCGCGACGCTCGAAGCCTGGGACAGCCTCGCCCATCTGCGCCTCGTGCAGGCGCTGGAGAAGGAGCTCGGCCGCGAGCTGCCGGCGGAACATATCTTCGCGATCGCGAGCCTCGCGGATGTGGCCGCGGTGCTCGAGGGAAGGCCGATCGGGTGA
- a CDS encoding adenylate/guanylate cyclase domain-containing protein has translation MNAPVPSNEAARLEALRSYAILDTAPELAYDELTGLAAQICECPVAVIGMIDETRDWKKSKYGLPPDFTGMPRELSICSSTICGNDLLVVPDLTADARFADNPFVVGSPNLRAYCGMPLINPEGYALGTLCVVDFQPHQLRFEQTEAVRKLARQVVSQLELRRAIRERERQMGDLEMARSELACERDRSDRLLHNILPDAIAQELKQSNKVVPKFYETATVMFADFEGFTRLTERLDPKGLIDQLDQFFSAFDDIAHRHRLEKLKTIGDAYMCVGGLPEVNRSHPVDACLAAMAILDYMARMNAQREKLRMPRWDLRIGLHTGPVMAGVVGQRKFIYDVWGDAVNLAARMESAGQGGRINLSEAVANRVRSLFEIEDRGAIEAKNKGPVPMFFLTRIKPGLARDDAGRLPNEAFTQEAAKLFPGYIAPA, from the coding sequence ATGAACGCGCCAGTTCCGTCGAATGAAGCCGCCAGGCTCGAGGCCTTGCGGTCCTACGCCATCCTCGATACCGCGCCAGAGCTCGCCTATGACGAGCTGACCGGGCTGGCGGCGCAGATCTGCGAATGCCCGGTGGCCGTGATCGGCATGATCGACGAAACGCGCGACTGGAAGAAATCGAAATACGGGCTGCCGCCTGATTTCACCGGCATGCCGCGCGAGCTGTCGATCTGCTCTTCGACCATCTGCGGCAACGATCTTCTGGTGGTGCCCGACCTGACGGCGGATGCGCGGTTCGCCGACAACCCCTTCGTCGTCGGGTCGCCGAACCTGCGGGCCTATTGCGGCATGCCGCTGATCAACCCCGAAGGCTATGCGCTGGGCACGCTTTGTGTCGTGGATTTCCAGCCGCATCAGCTTCGCTTCGAGCAGACCGAGGCGGTCCGCAAACTGGCGCGCCAGGTCGTCAGCCAGCTCGAGCTGCGCCGCGCCATTCGCGAACGCGAACGCCAGATGGGCGATCTGGAGATGGCGCGTTCCGAATTGGCTTGCGAGCGGGACCGGTCGGATCGCCTGCTGCACAACATCCTGCCCGATGCGATCGCGCAGGAGCTGAAGCAGAGCAACAAGGTCGTGCCGAAGTTCTACGAGACGGCGACGGTCATGTTCGCCGATTTCGAGGGTTTCACCAGACTGACCGAACGCCTGGACCCCAAAGGCCTGATCGACCAGCTCGACCAGTTTTTCTCGGCCTTCGACGATATCGCCCACCGTCATCGGCTGGAAAAGCTCAAGACCATCGGCGACGCCTATATGTGCGTCGGCGGCTTGCCCGAGGTCAACCGGAGCCATCCGGTCGATGCCTGCCTCGCGGCCATGGCGATCCTGGACTACATGGCCAGGATGAACGCCCAGCGCGAGAAGCTGCGGATGCCGCGATGGGATCTCCGGATCGGGCTGCATACTGGGCCCGTCATGGCCGGTGTCGTCGGACAGCGGAAATTCATCTATGACGTCTGGGGCGATGCCGTGAATCTGGCGGCGCGCATGGAATCGGCCGGGCAGGGCGGGCGCATCAATCTTTCCGAGGCGGTCGCCAATCGGGTCCGCTCGCTGTTCGAGATCGAGGACCGGGGCGCGATCGAGGCCAAGAACAAGGGGCCGGTGCCGATGTTCTTCCTGACCCGGATCAAGCCGGGCCTGGCCCGGGACGATGCCGGGCGGCTGCCCAACGAGGCCTTCACCCAGGAGGCGGCCAAGCTTTTTCCGGGATACATCGCGCCGGCCTGA
- a CDS encoding ABC transporter permease: MSATTTGPGTTPTASSAGSTRLREWAETLGLLLRSPTFLAGALILGFWVFCAIFGELIVPYDPLETDLLAVLEPPSADHWFGADQLGRDVFSRVIVGSRDILTIAPLATLLSTILGTLLGLVTGYFRGLVDDVLSRIIDALLSLPTVLIGLVALTSLGTSNTTVVFVIAFGFAPIIARTVRSSVLVERELDYVAAARLRRESSLYIMLAEILPNILPPILVEFNVRLGYAIFTVATLSFMGFGIQPPSPDWGLTISDNYGLVGGGYWWTVLYDAFAIASLVVGVNLIADAVQGVVDG, from the coding sequence ATGAGCGCCACCACGACAGGCCCCGGCACGACACCCACGGCATCCTCCGCCGGATCGACCCGCCTCCGGGAGTGGGCCGAGACCCTGGGGCTCCTGCTGCGCTCGCCGACCTTCCTCGCCGGTGCGCTGATCCTCGGCTTCTGGGTCTTCTGCGCGATCTTCGGCGAGCTGATCGTGCCCTACGATCCGCTCGAGACCGATCTGCTGGCGGTGCTGGAGCCGCCTTCGGCCGATCATTGGTTCGGGGCCGACCAGCTCGGCCGCGACGTGTTCTCGCGCGTGATCGTCGGCTCGCGCGACATCCTGACGATAGCCCCCCTGGCGACGCTCCTGAGCACGATCCTCGGCACGCTGCTGGGTCTGGTGACCGGCTATTTCCGCGGGCTGGTGGACGACGTGCTGAGCCGCATCATCGACGCGCTGCTGTCGCTGCCGACCGTCCTGATCGGCCTCGTGGCGCTCACCTCGCTCGGCACCTCGAACACCACGGTGGTGTTCGTGATCGCCTTCGGCTTCGCGCCGATCATCGCCCGCACCGTGCGCTCGAGCGTGCTGGTGGAGCGCGAGCTCGATTATGTGGCGGCCGCGCGGCTGCGGCGCGAGAGCAGCCTCTACATCATGCTGGCCGAGATCCTGCCCAACATCCTTCCGCCCATCCTGGTCGAGTTCAACGTCCGGCTCGGTTACGCGATCTTCACCGTCGCGACCTTGAGCTTCATGGGCTTCGGCATCCAGCCGCCCTCGCCCGACTGGGGCCTAACCATTTCCGACAATTACGGGTTGGTGGGCGGTGGCTATTGGTGGACCGTGCTCTATGACGCCTTCGCCATCGCCTCGCTGGTGGTCGGCGTGAATCTCATCGCCGATGCCGTTCAGGGAGTCGTGGATGGCTAG